In the genome of Rhodamnia argentea isolate NSW1041297 chromosome 3, ASM2092103v1, whole genome shotgun sequence, one region contains:
- the LOC125314173 gene encoding NAC domain-containing protein 41-like: protein MDRPVRFHPTDEQLFAHFLVGKATGAPLPPNPIEERDIYSQEPQEIFDAASDRTFYVFTTLRKNKSRVLRTAGSGTWKEQHSSKITNGDGELIGHKKSFKFKGGQGSSATNGRWIMYEFSMCDEQQCKYVLCKIKYHKDEKKSGEKAIVISDDSPERFEDVDQARAAASRAVGSGVMYAEPLRMSTVAAATLHLDTDDPGFSGFGSDANANSHLPMATATLKQSSNVTLSPLFTTAKAGAVRRDIRCASYSPAFGCNRGADVLPAITTSAQVDTGNTT from the exons ATGGATCGCCCGGTTCGGTTTCACCCTACCGATGAACAGCTTTTCGCTCACTTCCTCGTCGGAAAGGCAACCGGCGCGCCATTGCCACCCAATCCTATCGAAGAACGCGACATTTACAGCCAGGAGCCTCAGGAGATCTTTGACGCGGCTTCGGACCGGACGTTCTACGTTTTCACCACGTTGAGAAAGAACAAGTCGAGGGTTTTAAGGACGGCCGGATCGGGGACGTGGAAAGAGCAGCACTCATCGAAGATCACAAACGGTGACGGCGAGTTAATTGGCCACAAGAAGTCCTTCAAGTTCAAAGGAGGACAAGGCTCAAGTGCAACGAATGGACGCTGGATCATGTACGAGTTCTCAATGTGCGACGAGCAG CAATGCAAGTACGTCTTGTGCAAAATCAAATATCAcaaagacgagaagaaatcagGAGAGAAGGCAATTGTAATTTCGGACGACTCTCCGGAGCGATTCGAAGACG TAGACCAAGCTCGAGCTGCTGCTTCCCGAGCTGTTGGCAGCGGCGTCATGTACGCCGAACCACTTCGGATGTCGACGGTGGCAGCGGCCACCTTGCATTTGGATACTGATGACCCTGGTTTCTCTGGTTTCGGCAGTGACGCAAATGCCAATTCGCATCTTCCAATGGCGACGGCGACGTTGAAGCAAAGCAGCAACGTAACCCTCAGTCCGCTCTTCACGACCGCAAAGGCGGGGGCTGTGAGAAGGGACATTCGCTGCGCTAGTTATTCCCCGGCTTTTGGGTGCAACCGGGGTGCCGACGTGCTTCCCGCGATCACAACATCCGCACAAGTAGATACCGGCAACACCACTTAA
- the LOC125314174 gene encoding NAC domain-containing protein 2-like has protein sequence MAGRYRGLRFLPTDDELFFHYLMPRLRGEPLPDPNVVRDYDVYGGGDPWKIFGKDWDEKSYVFTMLKKKSKSRVDRTAGSGTWKGEQNYKIKGSQGEVIGYKKLFTFEPKANSSEEANKADNGHWIMYEFSKHPHNDTECVLCVISNKYAEEASKKARRNLHSRVQLEEESRRAKKARPHRDDRTNANDVPSVASPPSTTATARAQPSTSPPFNEDEVVIRQNICGSTSPDFAGDAILNSHPAATTTMAVPEDIRCTADFPAFGGANAGTFSTTSTAVPSPYREWAKQLKNVEISPLVKHRFCTVLKDRARALHARNNLFELNTGGVPANLPDIRRIDELHLLNCNYY, from the exons ATGGCAGGCAGGTATCGCGGGCTTCGCTTTCTCCCCACCGACGATGAACTCTTTTTTCATTACTTGATGCCGAGGCTGCGCGGAGAACCGCTGCCCGATCCAAACGTAGTCCGCGACTACGACGTCTACGGCGGCGGCGATCCCTGGAAGATCTTTGGCAAGGATTGGGACGAGAAGTCCTATGTTTTCACCATGTtaaagaagaagagcaaatcaagAGTGGATAGGACCGCTGGCTCGGGTACTTGGAAGGGCGAACAGAATTACAAAATCAAGGGTTCGCAAGGTGAAGTGATTGGCTACAAGAAACTATTTACTTTCGAACCTAAAGCCAACTCGAGCGAGGAAGCCAATAAAGCCGATAATGGACACTGGATCATGTACGAGTTCTCGAAGCATCCACACAAT GACACGGAGTGTGTCTTATGCGTTATCAGCAACAAATACGCTGAGGAAGCAAGCAAGAAGGCGCGTCGGAACCTGCACAGTAGAGTGCAACTTGAGGAAGAGAGTCGACGAGCAAAGAAGGCACGCCCACACCGCGATGATCGCACAAATGCCAACGACGTTCCTTCCGTCGCCTCGCCACCCTCAACCACCGCCACCGCTCGAGCTCAACCATCCACTTCTCCACCTTTCAACGAAGACGAAGTTGTCATTCGGCAGAACATCTGCGGTTCCACTTCCCCGGATTTTGCTGGCGACGCCATCCTCAATTCGCATCCGGCAGCGACGACGACAATGGCCGTGCCGGAGGACATCCGCTGCACTGCTGATTTCCCGGCTTTTGGTGGCGCGAACGCTGGTACATTTTCCACGACGAGCACGGCAGTACCCTCGCCCTACCGGGAATGGGCGAAACAGTTGAAGAATGTGGAAATAAGTCCGTTAGTCAAGCACCGCTTTTGTACAGTGCTCAAGGACCGCGCTCGAGCTCTCCATGCAAGGAACAACCTCTTTGAATTGAACACAGGAGGAGTTCCAGCCAATTTGCCTGATATTAGGAGAATTGATGAACTTCACCTTCTTAATTGCAATTattactaa